AATCATGAGGGACGTTATGCTGGTATAAACAGCTACCTGTGTCCACGTTCCTTTCATTAAAAGGGAATTCCTGCTTGCAACGATAAGGTTAGGCAAGCGGGATCAGTGCACGGGGAACGTGTGCGTCATGATCTCGATAACAACCGCGGCCTTCATATGGGATTGTTTCACTAATCTTTGATGAGGAGCGGCATGAAATGCCGTATAAAATGCTGAAATTATCGCATCGGAACGCTCCCTAGGGTGATCCATTTGTTGATTGACCCGTGTCCAGTCTTCTTGCGTACACAAATGGAGGAATAAAGATGCGCATCATGGTACAGAAATTCGGAGGTACATCTCTCTCTACCGTTCAGGCGAGAGAGCATGTGCTCCGTCATGTTAAACGTGAACTTGAAGCAGGATTGAGTCTGGTCATTGTTGTGTCAGCGATGGGTCGCCGCGGTGAGCCTTATGCGACTGATACGTTACTGGACTGGGCTGCACAGAACGGAAATGCACTCTCCGCACGCGAAAAGGATTTACTGCTGTGCTGTGGTGAAATTATTTCTGCGACGACTTTGAGCAGTCTGCTCGAACATGAAGGCATTCCAACTACAGTGCTGACCGGTGCACAAGCAGGTTTTGTGACGGACGACAATTTCGGGAATGCCCGAATTTTGGATGTCCGTCCTGTTCGTGTGCTGGAGCAGCTACAGAGTGGGCGTGTTGTCATTGTTACAGGGTTCCAGGGGCAGACCGAGAATGGTGACTTTACGACCCTTGGTCGTGGAGGAAGTGATACGTCAGCCACAGCTCTTGGTGCAGCTTTACACGCTGAGATGGTGGACATATACACAGATGTAAATGGGATACTGACAGCAGATCCACGTATCGTGGAGGACGCTCGTCCGTTGACTGTTGTGAGTTATGCCGAGATATGTAATATGGCCCATCAAGGAGCCAAGGTAATTCATCCGCGTGCAGTCGAGATTGCAATGCAATCCCAGATTCCAGTGCGTGTACGGTCTACCTTTGCAGATAGTGAAGGGACGCTGGTAACGCATCCAGAAGGATTCCAGGATGTGCAGACAGGCATTGTGGACCGATATGTAACAGGGATTGCCTATGTAAGTAATGTTACGCAAATAACGGTGGAAGTGCCGGGCGGTGCAGATCGTTTGCAGCTAAAAGTGTTCAAAACGATGGCTGAAAATTCGATTAGCGTAGATTTTATTAATGTTACCCCCCTGGGAGTTGTCTATACCGTTTTCGATAGTGATTCCGAGAAAGCTATACAGGTACTGCAGGAAATTGGTCTTAAACCGCAAAGTCTTTCCGGATGTGCCAAAGTTTCCGTCATCGGCGGAGGGATCAACGGAGTGCCAGGCATTATGGCACGGATCGTGGAATCCTTGACACTGGCGGACATCCAGATCCTGCAATCTGCAGATTCCAATACAACGATTTGGGTACTTGTGAAAAAAGAAGATATGGTTCAAGCTCTGAGGGCGCTTCACGCCTCATTCGAACTTCACTTGTAGTACTTTGAAGTCAGCGGAGCCGGACCTGTTTTGAAGGAGGAATCGAATTGGACTTTGGAAGATTGATTACAGCAATGGTCACTCCGTTCAACGAACAAGGGGGGATCCATTGGGAGGAAACTGCACGTCTGATAGACTATTTGATTGAAGATCAAAAGTCAGAGACGCTTGTTATTTCAGGAACAACTGGAGAATCTCCCACGCTTAGCGACAAAGAAAAAGTAGAACTATTCGAATTCGCAGTAAAACATGCGGCTGGACGGTGCAAAATCATTGCTGGAACGGGTAGCAATAACACCGCTCATTCAATCCATCTGACACAGGACGCTGAACGTGCTGGTGTAGATGGTGTTTTGCTGGTTGTTCCTTATTACAACAAACCAAGTCAAGAGGGAATGTTTAGACACTTTGAAGCGATCGCGAACGCGACGAAACTGCCGATTATGTTGTATAACGTTCCTGGACGTACAGCAGCCAGCCTTTCGGCTGCAACAACGCTTCGTTTGGCACAGATTCCAAACATTGTAGCTACGAAGGAATGTGTATCGTTGGAGCAAGTCACGCAGATTGCTGCGAGTGCACCGGGACATTTCAGGGTGTATTCCGGTGACGATGCTTCTGGCTTGCCAGCCATTGCTGTAGGTGCTTACGGGATCGTTAGTGTTGCTAGCCATGTGGTAGGCGCTGAGATGAAACAAATGATTGATTCATACTTCGGTGGTGCACCTGTACAGGCGGCTCAGATACATCAGAAGCTGTTTCCGGTGTTCAAAGGTCTATTCGAGTGCCCGCAGCCTTTACCGAACCCTGTAGCGGTGAAATACGCTTTGACATTGCGCGGTCTGAACGTCGGATCTGTTCGCCTTCCGCTTATAGCCGCAACAGAGGATGAGCAAGGTTTTATTCGTGCCTTGTTCAACTAGCAATAATACGATATTGAACTGATTTGTTAACTTTTATAAACCCATAGAAATTGCAGAAGAACCGTTCCTCATTTAAGAGGAGGCGGTTCTTTTTTTTGACGATGATTGTTAGGTTTCTTTTCACAACTGGAGGCAAACGTAGAGGTTAACGAGAGAGTGACTTGTTTTTTTTGTTTTTAATCATGTATAATGATGTCAAGTGACTGGGTGCGGTATTTTTTTGAAATTGAAAGCGACATCGTTTCTTGGTGTAGCTTTGTGGTGAAAAAGGAAGGAACGGCTAAGAAGGATCATTTCAAAATCCATCTTGTTGGTGAAGGGGAATAACTTCGAAGAACTTCTTCCAAATATCGTGAATAAAGGTGCTCTTTTGCATTCATCCCTATTTAACGGGCATGGGTGTGATGGACTGCTTTTCTTAACTTACAATAAAATAATAAGGTACGACGTCCAACTACCATAGGAGGTTTAGATTCATTTGTCTAAGAAAAATAACAACGATAAACTGATGATTTTTGCTTTGGGCGGCGTAGGCGAGATTGGTAAAAATATGTACGTCATCCAATACGCGAACGACATTGTAGTCGTAGATGCTGGTCTTAAATTCCCGGAAGAAGATATGCTTGGAATCGACATTGTCATTCCTGACATCTCTTATCTAACTGAAAACCGTGACAAAGTAAGAGGTATTATTTTGACTCACGGACATGAGGATCATATCGGTGGTCTGCCATATGTTCTGAAACATTTGAATGTTCCGGTATACGGAACAAAGCTTACTCTCGGACTTGTGGAGAACAAGCTGAAAGAAGCCAATTTGCTGGGTGAAACAAAACGCATCTTGATTGATGCGGATTCCGAGATTCAACTCGGCTCTGTATTGAAAGCAACGTTCTTTGCTACTAACCATAGTATTCCGGATTCCGTCGGCGTATGTGTCGAAACACCGGAAGGCGCTGTTGTTCATACAGGTGACTTCAAATTTGACCACACTCCAGTCAATGGTCAATATGCAGATCTCCAGCGTATGGCACAGATCGGAACCAATGGCGTACTTGCCCTCTTGTCCGATAGTACCAACGCAGAGAAACCTGGATTTACACCTTCGGAGAAAAATGTGGGTATCGTTCTGGAAGATATCTTCCGCAAAGCAAGCCAACGTGTCGTTGTAGCAACATTTGCTTCCAACGTACACCGGATTCAACAGGTTATCAATGCAGCTGAAGTAACTGGACGTAAAGTCGCAGTTATTGGACGCAGTATGGTAAATGTGGTGGGTATTGCTTCTGAACTGGGTTACCTTGAGATTCCAGACGGCATGATTATTGAGCCGGAAGAAGTAGGCAAAATGGCTGCAGACCGTGTAGTAATTCTCTGCACAGGTAGCCAAGGCGAGCCGATGTCAGCATTGACACGGATGGCTCGTTCCACTCATCGTAAAGTAGATATTTTGCCTGGTGATACAGTAATTATTGCTGCAACTCCAGTTCCAGGTAATGAGAAATATGTAGGCCGTACGATTGACGAACTGTTCCGTCTGGGTGCCAACGTGCATTACAGCGGTGCAAACAGTGGCGTTCACGTATCCGGTCACGGTAGCCAGGAAGAGCTCAAGCTGATGCTTAACCTGATGAAACCAAAATATTTCCTGCCGATTCACGGTGAATTCCGTATGCAGCGCCGCCACGCGGTACTGGCTGAATCTGTAGGTATTGAACCAGACAACATTTTCATTACGGATATTGGTGAAGTTGTTGAAATTCAAGGTGGAGCAGCACGCAAGGCAGGTAAAGTTACTGCAGGTAACGTGTTGATCGACGGCTTGGGTGTAGGCGATGTAGGTAACATCGTATTGCGTGACCGTAAATTGCTGTCACAGGATGGCATTCTGGTTGTCGTGGTAACACTGAGCAAACAGGATGGCAAAATTGTTTCCGGTCCGGACATCATCTCCCGTGGATTTGTCTATGTACGCGAATCGGAAGGACTGCTTGATGAAGCGAATCGCATCGTCAGCAGCACATTGCAGAAGTTGATGAGTGAGAACGTTAACGAATGGGCTTCACTCAAAACGAATGTTAAAGATGCACTCGGACGCTTCTTGTATGAGCAAACTCGTCGTAGACCGATGATTTTGCCAATCATTATGGAAGTTTAAAATAAATCAAACAAAAACATAAATTCAGGCACACAGTCGCCCCTTCTCTACGAGTAATATTGGACGGTTCCTCGTAGAGAAGGGGCTTTTTTTGTTTTTTTCTGGCCTTACACCAGATTATGGAGAAATTGATGAGTAATCGGGTATAAGTCAACTGGAACATTCCCCATACTAAGGAAATACATTACATGTTTCTGGAGAAGGGGAGTAATCGAATGAGCGAATATATGAAAAACAAGCAAACACCCAAATCGGAACAACCGGGTACCGAGACACCGGAAGTGCCTGCACAAGAGGAAAAGGCGATGTCACCTGTAACGGAGGCTATTCAGCAATTTGGACAGACGCAATCACCTGCAGCTGAATCGAACATTTTCTGTATGACCATTATCGGTCAGGTGGAAGGGCATTTAATTTTACCTCCGCAAAACAAAACAACAAAGTATGAACACCTCATTCCTCAGCTGGTTGCAGCAGAGCAGAATCAGCGAATCGAAGGAATTCTGATCATTTTAAACACGGTAGGAGGAGATGTGGAGGCGGGCTTGGCTATTGCTGAAATGATTGCTTCACTCAGCAAACCTACGGTTACTGTCGTCATTGGAGGAGGGCACAGCATCGGGGTTCCAATCGCAGTTGCTTCAACCTATTCCCTGATCGCGGGTAGTGCAACAATGACCATTCATCCGATCCGTATGAATGGACTCGTGATAGGCGTGCCTCAGACGTTTGAGTACATGGAGAAGATGCAGGAACGTGTCGTAAGATTTGTTACGTCGCACTCCAATATCTCTGAAGAAATGTTTAAGGAACTGATGTTTAAGACAGGTGAACTCAACCGCGATATCGGAACAGCTGTGGGTAGCGCAGATGCGGTTAAATATGGATTGATGGATGCCGTAGGCGGGATCGGCCAGGCCATTGCTCAATTGAATCAGCTCATAGGAGACAAAAGACAGACGCTGCAGGCAGGGGGTTATACCCAATGACACTCTACACAGTGATGCCACCTGAACTGTTGTGGTCAGGGATGTGGAATGAGGGAGAAGACACCCGGGAGATCAAGATGAACGGATTATTGATGCAGGTCAGACCTGTTAATGAAAATGAAGCTGTCATTGTACGTTTACTTGAATGCCCCTTGGAAGCTTATCTGAATCCCGCCAATATGCCCGGATCGATCGTTCCACTTTCGGGTAACCCGGGACCAACATAACGTGACCAAATAAGACAAATTGAGCAGAAAAAGAACATATGTACGGATTATATTTGTATGGTATAATATTCTTCTGGGGGTGACCTGATTTTGGCCAGAAGAAAAAAGAGGAAAAAAAAGGGCGCAGCATTTAGCGGCGTTTTAAAATATGAAATTTACGGCATTGTGCTTATTACCCTTGCTGTCATTGCCTTGTCGGGTGAAGCAACCGTAGGGCGCTCGCTTTCCAAGATGTTTGGATTGATGCTTGGCAAGTTCTATTTTGCGATTCCGCTTATAGGGATTTATTATGGCTTAATGGTGATGATTCATCGAAAATGGCCAAGTGGCTGGACAACGCGCAAGACAGGGCTCGTATTGCTGGTGTTTGCTTTAACCCTGATGAGTACCGTCTCTGCTATGCACCAGAAGCTTATACCGGTTGGAGCCCTTGAGCCTGGTGCTGTACTTACACAGATACATAATGATATGCAAACCGAGTTACTCACGCCTGCTGCGCCAGGCGAACGGGATTCGATGCTCAATAAGGACATTAGCGGCGGTTATATAGGAGCGGCGCAGTTTGCCTTGTTCTTGTGGTTGTTTGGCAGCTTGGGAGCACGATTGATTATGATCGTGATGTTCGTTATCAGTTTCATGCTAATTACCAATCTTTCTTATGTCGATCTGATTCGCATTTTCAGAACCAAGATATGGGATGCAGGAAGTGCGATGTACAAAAAGCTGGAAGCTAGACCAGCAGCACGTGCCACTTCAAGCTCTGCGGGCAAGAAAAGCGGGAATGTTCGCAAAGTGGTGCCTGTTCCAGTGGACGACGAGGAAGATGATGACGATGATATGCAGGATCAGCAACTACCGAAACGAAAAGCACCAATATTTTTCCAACTCTTTGGAAAATGGGGTTCTGATCGGGAACGGACGAAGGCTGAGCGTGGAGTGGCCGAGGATGATTCTTTAGATACGGAACATATCGTCTACCGAGCCGAGCAGGAAACGCCTGCAGATTCATGGCATGACGAGCCAATCATCGCATCCGATGTTATGGATCCCGCAGCAGTTCCTGTGCAATCAAGACCTAATTCGGCTCCAATCATCCGTGACTTCTTTGAGCATGTCAGATCCGAGGATGCGGGTAAAGATGATGATCTGGATGATGCGTATCCTTTCCCAGATGATCTAACGGCTAACATGCAGGGAGAAGGGATCCCAATCAAGATCTCAGATGAACTTGTGGATAACAATGAGTGGCCTGGAGCGACGGATGCTGTTGAGGGTAGTTCAGACGTTGGGTCTACGTTGAGCAATGGGGCTCAAGGTTCGGTTGTTTCAGATACGGAGGGGCAGGAAGTGCAGCCAGTTAAGCCTCCACCACCACCTCCGAAACCTTATAAACTTCCGTCATTCAGGCTTCTTTCCAAGCCGAACAATGGAGGTAAGGGTGGCGACCAAAAGGATTATATGCAGACTGCACGCAAGCTGGAAGCAACGCTGGAAAGCTTCGGTGTTCGTGCCAAAGTACTTGAAGTAGTCAGAGGACCTGCTGTTACACGGTATGAGATCCAACCGGATATTGGTGTGAAGGTTAGCAGAATTGTAAGTCTGACAGACGATATTGCTTTAGCCCTGGCGGCAAAAGATATCCGAATGGAAGCACCCATTCCTGGTAAATCCGCTATCGGTATTGAAGTACCTAATGGAGAGGTATCCGTAGTAACAATGCGGGAGGTTATGGAAACAGCCACATTCCAGGAAGCTGAATCCAAAGTGACCATTGCATTTGGACGAGATATCTCAGGACAGACGATCATCGGTAATCTGGCTCGTATGCCCCATTTGCTGGTGGCTGGTGCGACGGGTTCAGGTAAATCCGTATGTATCAATGGTATTATTACGAGCATCCTGTACAAAGCGAAGCCGGATGAAGTGAAATTTTTGATGGTCGATCCCAAAATGGTCGAGCTAAACGTATATAACGGAAT
This window of the Paenibacillus marchantiae genome carries:
- a CDS encoding FtsK/SpoIIIE family DNA translocase — encoded protein: MARRKKRKKKGAAFSGVLKYEIYGIVLITLAVIALSGEATVGRSLSKMFGLMLGKFYFAIPLIGIYYGLMVMIHRKWPSGWTTRKTGLVLLVFALTLMSTVSAMHQKLIPVGALEPGAVLTQIHNDMQTELLTPAAPGERDSMLNKDISGGYIGAAQFALFLWLFGSLGARLIMIVMFVISFMLITNLSYVDLIRIFRTKIWDAGSAMYKKLEARPAARATSSSAGKKSGNVRKVVPVPVDDEEDDDDDMQDQQLPKRKAPIFFQLFGKWGSDRERTKAERGVAEDDSLDTEHIVYRAEQETPADSWHDEPIIASDVMDPAAVPVQSRPNSAPIIRDFFEHVRSEDAGKDDDLDDAYPFPDDLTANMQGEGIPIKISDELVDNNEWPGATDAVEGSSDVGSTLSNGAQGSVVSDTEGQEVQPVKPPPPPPKPYKLPSFRLLSKPNNGGKGGDQKDYMQTARKLEATLESFGVRAKVLEVVRGPAVTRYEIQPDIGVKVSRIVSLTDDIALALAAKDIRMEAPIPGKSAIGIEVPNGEVSVVTMREVMETATFQEAESKVTIAFGRDISGQTIIGNLARMPHLLVAGATGSGKSVCINGIITSILYKAKPDEVKFLMVDPKMVELNVYNGIPHLMAPVVTDPKRASLALKKIVVEMEKRYELFSKSGTRNVEGYNNLMKDNPAAVLPYIVVIVDELADLMMVAAGDVEDAIARLAQMARAAGIHLIIATQRPSVDVITGVIKANIPSRIAFGVSSQVDSRTILDMGGAEKLLGRGDMLFMPMGASKPVRVQGAFMSDEEVENIVNYVRGQGEAQYDESIVPEVDDSVQAADEVQDELYEQAVQIILEAKQASVSLLQRRMRVGYTRAARLIDSMEARGVIGPYEGSKPREVLISLEQYQQNKISS
- a CDS encoding ClpP family protease codes for the protein MSEYMKNKQTPKSEQPGTETPEVPAQEEKAMSPVTEAIQQFGQTQSPAAESNIFCMTIIGQVEGHLILPPQNKTTKYEHLIPQLVAAEQNQRIEGILIILNTVGGDVEAGLAIAEMIASLSKPTVTVVIGGGHSIGVPIAVASTYSLIAGSATMTIHPIRMNGLVIGVPQTFEYMEKMQERVVRFVTSHSNISEEMFKELMFKTGELNRDIGTAVGSADAVKYGLMDAVGGIGQAIAQLNQLIGDKRQTLQAGGYTQ
- a CDS encoding YlzJ-like family protein; translation: MTLYTVMPPELLWSGMWNEGEDTREIKMNGLLMQVRPVNENEAVIVRLLECPLEAYLNPANMPGSIVPLSGNPGPT
- the dapA gene encoding 4-hydroxy-tetrahydrodipicolinate synthase, whose amino-acid sequence is MDFGRLITAMVTPFNEQGGIHWEETARLIDYLIEDQKSETLVISGTTGESPTLSDKEKVELFEFAVKHAAGRCKIIAGTGSNNTAHSIHLTQDAERAGVDGVLLVVPYYNKPSQEGMFRHFEAIANATKLPIMLYNVPGRTAASLSAATTLRLAQIPNIVATKECVSLEQVTQIAASAPGHFRVYSGDDASGLPAIAVGAYGIVSVASHVVGAEMKQMIDSYFGGAPVQAAQIHQKLFPVFKGLFECPQPLPNPVAVKYALTLRGLNVGSVRLPLIAATEDEQGFIRALFN
- a CDS encoding ribonuclease J: MSKKNNNDKLMIFALGGVGEIGKNMYVIQYANDIVVVDAGLKFPEEDMLGIDIVIPDISYLTENRDKVRGIILTHGHEDHIGGLPYVLKHLNVPVYGTKLTLGLVENKLKEANLLGETKRILIDADSEIQLGSVLKATFFATNHSIPDSVGVCVETPEGAVVHTGDFKFDHTPVNGQYADLQRMAQIGTNGVLALLSDSTNAEKPGFTPSEKNVGIVLEDIFRKASQRVVVATFASNVHRIQQVINAAEVTGRKVAVIGRSMVNVVGIASELGYLEIPDGMIIEPEEVGKMAADRVVILCTGSQGEPMSALTRMARSTHRKVDILPGDTVIIAATPVPGNEKYVGRTIDELFRLGANVHYSGANSGVHVSGHGSQEELKLMLNLMKPKYFLPIHGEFRMQRRHAVLAESVGIEPDNIFITDIGEVVEIQGGAARKAGKVTAGNVLIDGLGVGDVGNIVLRDRKLLSQDGILVVVVTLSKQDGKIVSGPDIISRGFVYVRESEGLLDEANRIVSSTLQKLMSENVNEWASLKTNVKDALGRFLYEQTRRRPMILPIIMEV
- the dapG gene encoding aspartate kinase, coding for MRIMVQKFGGTSLSTVQAREHVLRHVKRELEAGLSLVIVVSAMGRRGEPYATDTLLDWAAQNGNALSAREKDLLLCCGEIISATTLSSLLEHEGIPTTVLTGAQAGFVTDDNFGNARILDVRPVRVLEQLQSGRVVIVTGFQGQTENGDFTTLGRGGSDTSATALGAALHAEMVDIYTDVNGILTADPRIVEDARPLTVVSYAEICNMAHQGAKVIHPRAVEIAMQSQIPVRVRSTFADSEGTLVTHPEGFQDVQTGIVDRYVTGIAYVSNVTQITVEVPGGADRLQLKVFKTMAENSISVDFINVTPLGVVYTVFDSDSEKAIQVLQEIGLKPQSLSGCAKVSVIGGGINGVPGIMARIVESLTLADIQILQSADSNTTIWVLVKKEDMVQALRALHASFELHL